Proteins found in one Brevibacillus brevis genomic segment:
- a CDS encoding YkgJ family cysteine cluster protein, translating into MEALPCQGCKGLCCGPVPITEKEFKMIYKKLKAFPKKLRDDLENQPRLFGTCIFYDMQKDQCGIHSVRPEVCRAFGYHRDLVCFRKPELATKETLTFKEKAIGYLSIDITWKHF; encoded by the coding sequence ATGGAAGCATTGCCTTGCCAAGGCTGTAAAGGATTGTGCTGTGGTCCTGTTCCCATTACAGAGAAGGAATTTAAAATGATATACAAGAAATTGAAAGCGTTTCCAAAAAAGCTCCGTGACGACCTGGAAAATCAACCGAGACTGTTTGGGACTTGTATCTTCTACGACATGCAAAAAGATCAGTGTGGCATTCATAGCGTTCGACCGGAAGTGTGTCGCGCTTTTGGATATCACAGAGACCTTGTCTGTTTTCGTAAACCAGAATTGGCAACGAAAGAAACGCTGACCTTCAAGGAGAAAGCGATTGGGTATTTGAGTATTGATATTACTTGGAAGCATTTTTAA
- a CDS encoding DUF4386 domain-containing protein codes for MLRKSTNAGRRSAIMTGVLLIAGLITGLFSVVPVIDGADYLVMASSNENQVLLGAFFQLLMIVAYVGIPILMYPLLSKHHKSLALGSVAFGIIAGVFIILGVIILLLLLSASQEFAKVGTLYAMYFQTLGELLREGRDLVNHVATTLAFVLAMFLFNYIFYRTTLVPRWLSVWGLIGSTSSILASLLFMIRFIGLDTTYMMLNIPIAFQQLVLAIWLIIRGFNPTEQDSVTN; via the coding sequence ATGTTGAGGAAGAGTACAAATGCAGGTAGAAGATCTGCAATTATGACTGGGGTGTTATTAATAGCCGGATTGATTACAGGTTTATTTAGTGTTGTTCCTGTAATTGATGGAGCAGACTACCTTGTCATGGCTTCTTCAAATGAGAATCAGGTACTACTAGGCGCATTTTTTCAATTGTTGATGATTGTTGCCTATGTGGGTATTCCTATTTTGATGTATCCGTTGTTAAGTAAGCATCATAAAAGTTTAGCTCTCGGATCTGTTGCTTTTGGCATCATTGCGGGCGTGTTCATTATTCTTGGTGTAATCATTCTTCTGTTGCTATTGTCAGCAAGCCAAGAGTTTGCAAAAGTTGGAACTTTGTATGCAATGTATTTTCAGACACTGGGTGAATTGTTGCGGGAAGGACGTGATTTGGTAAACCATGTGGCAACGACACTGGCATTTGTTCTGGCTATGTTCTTGTTCAACTACATATTTTACCGAACTACATTAGTTCCACGTTGGTTGTCAGTCTGGGGTCTAATTGGGTCAACATCGTCCATATTGGCTAGCTTATTATTTATGATTCGCTTCATCGGGCTGGATACAACCTACATGATGTTGAACATTCCAATAGCCTTTCAACAATTGGTTTTGGCTATATGGCTAATCATTAGAGGTTTCAACCCCACGGAACAGGATTCTGTAACCAATTAA
- a CDS encoding HPr family phosphocarrier protein, translated as MRERQVIVQLAQGLHARPASLFVKVAASFSSEIGLNKDEKKVNAKSIIGVMSLAVSKGQSVVLTADGADAEQALDALERVLASVE; from the coding sequence ATGAGAGAGAGACAGGTCATCGTCCAGTTGGCACAGGGATTACACGCGCGTCCGGCTTCTTTGTTTGTGAAAGTGGCAGCTTCCTTTTCCAGTGAAATCGGATTGAACAAGGATGAGAAGAAGGTGAATGCGAAGAGTATTATCGGCGTCATGTCCCTCGCGGTGTCGAAAGGACAATCGGTCGTCTTGACTGCGGATGGTGCCGATGCGGAGCAGGCGCTGGATGCATTGGAGCGCGTGTTGGCAAGTGTGGAGTAA